In Thermoplasmata archaeon, the genomic window GCGCTCCTTCATGTGCGCGACGTCGTCCTCGGGATACTTCGTCTCGTCGTTCGAATTGATCCCGACGAGTCGCACACCCCTCGCGGCGTAGTCGCGCTGGACCTCGACGAAGCGGGGCTCCCACGCCTGGACGTACGGGCAATGGTTGCACGTGAAGAAGACGACCAGGACGGGTGTGTCCTTGAACGACCCCAGGGAGTACGTCTTCCCGTCGATGCCGGGAAGGGAGAAGTCAGGGGCTTTCGCGCCCGGTAGCAACCCGGGAATCTGGTTCAGGGTGAGGTCCTGAGGCATGCGAATCGCGCCTAGCACGCCTCTTCATTCGCATAAGACTTTGCGACCGCGGTTGTCGTTCCGCTCACCGGGCACGACACAAACTATTTGTGCGACCCGCCCGATGGAGCATTCCCGTGAGTTAACGTGAAGTACGTTATTGTCACGGGTGGCGTTTTGTCGGGACTCGGGAAGGGGATCTCCACCTCCTCGATCGGGGTCCTGTTGAAGTCCAAGGGGCTGCGCGTCTCCCCCGTCAAGATCGACCCGTACCTGAACGTGGACGCGGGCACGATGAATCCGTACCAGCACGGGGAGGTCTTCGTCCTCGACGACGGCGCGGAGACGGACCTGGACCTGGGTAACTACGAGCGCTTCCTCGATGTG contains:
- a CDS encoding thioredoxin family protein — encoded protein: MLGAIRMPQDLTLNQIPGLLPGAKAPDFSLPGIDGKTYSLGSFKDTPVLVVFFTCNHCPYVQAWEPRFVEVQRDYAARGVRLVGINSNDETKYPEDDVAHMKERAKEHGYNFPYLRDDTQKVAETWGPVATPDFYVLDKNRVIRYRGRLDDNHKDANAVTLRYLRDAVDDVLAGKSPRVPLTPPFGCSIKWKPGHFT